From the genome of Clavelina lepadiformis chromosome 2, kaClaLepa1.1, whole genome shotgun sequence:
AAAAACTCCCGGTCGCCAATTCATCGACGTCATTCACATGATAAGCACGGCAAAGTCAAACTTTCTTCGAATTCCCAGCAACAGAAGTCCCCGGAACATAAGCTGGCGGTGTTGTCCACTGATAAAATGATTGCCCAGCTCCATGAAGCCTTTAACTCTATTCCTAAGAGAACTGTTTCAGAACAAAGAACTTCCCCTCAGCCAATAGCTACCATTAGTGGAATATCTTCCAAGAGTAGTTATGGTGTTGGCAAGGAAACTATTGCAGATTATCACCACGATGTTCCTTCGTCCACTCTTAGCAGTCTGATAAATCAGGGAAAACCAACCCTTTTACAGATTCCAACTATAGATGATCAAGCTGATTCTACTAAGTCAGTGCCCCTGCTAAAAATGCAGAAGTCAGATGAAGCAAAACAAggtaattagtaattacatAAAAAGTCACCAGATATTTGAGGTCTGTTTTGTCTAGTTTTTTAAGTCATGCATCACAAAATTAACAGGTTGTGCTTGACATTCAGAGCCTACAAAAGAACTTAAAGATTTTTCTTAAACTGTGTTTGACATTTTCTCGTAATATTATAAAATCGCTTTGTTATGTGTTGTacctttaattttttagattCTAATATTTACTCTCCATCCAACCCCATGTCCCCAGTTTCTCCTGACAACAAACTCCCCCCTCCTCCTCCACCGAAACCTACCAACCAAGGGGTTGTGAGCAGTGATAGCTCACTTGGGGCGACCATTGTATCCAGGTTACTTGGTCTCAAAAAAGAATCTGATGAGACTGCGTCACTGAAAGATGCCAGAGAAAAAGAGGCCGAAAGTGTTTTAAATCCAACCCAGATTTTAAATATCGCTGGCTTAAATCCACGTCAACAATCGGCAGCACAAGATGCAATAATGAGTATTGCAGAGTTGTCAAAAGAACTCCAATTGGGACAGGTGCTTTGATAAGAGAAGCTACTGTAATtcgcaaaaaatgttttgtgttggaGAGCCGGAAGTATTCCTAACACTCAGTGAGATAAATGTTGTTATCATTTAGATACTTAATAAGCCTAACCTACCAACATCTAAAACAAAAGAGCGCCACAAAGAAACCGATGGGTTGTCACCTGTTTGTATTGATGATATTGAAAGTTCAGCAGTTGCACTTTATAACAAATCCAAATTAAAAACTGTGAGTGCAATTCAACTGCAGTTTGTAAAAAGATCAATACAATAATACATATTTTTGCATGCTTATGTGCAACTTCATGTTTAGTGTCTGCTCTTGAGTAAGTATATtacatatatgtatatacatCCTTTCTCAACACTGTGCATAGGTCAACAAGAAGAAGAAGTTTCAGCAGGAAGTAGTTGCTGTAGCTAAAGCTGCTATTAAACCTTACTATGAAAAGAGGGAAGTGAGCAAGACCCAATACAAAGACATAATGAAGCGGGCAGTTAATAAAGTATGGATTTCTAGCGATAAATTCTGTGTTAATATGCATAGGAGTGTGTCAATTTTATTGTGTGAGTTAAAGTACCCCGTCTTGATATAACCTATAGTAATCTATTAGACTTTTACCGATCTATAATTGGTATTTGGCCGGATCAGTTGTTTTGCCATTTATTCGATATTGACCTTTTGGCCAATTAGTGAATTTTATAATTAGCTTCTAAAGGTAGTAGAGCACTTATTTTGAGCACTATTTATTATCCatctttacaaaaaaaaacaggacATAATGCATGGCATGCAGTTTAATAGACCACAATTTGCAAATCCAATGCAAACATTCATTGTTAAATGTGCAGTTTGTGCACATTTTAGTGTCTTGATGTTAGCTATACCACAAGTTTTTGTTCACGCTTTGACAATATTTTTGTCGCATTGTTTCAATTCATGTAGATTTGTCAAACTGATCGCACAATGGAGGTGAATCCTGTCAAAGTAAGGAGACTGATTCGTCGTTATATTGAGATTTATCAAGAAAAGAATATTAAAATGAAGGAAAAAATGAAGGATGTGCTTGACCACaaagtgaaaaaatatgtaagtTGCAGCAGGAAGTGTATCTTGATTGTAGTGGGTCAAATGCAATCAACCCAAAACCAATATTGGAAATTCAGTGTGCCATCGGCGCTGTATTCTGAAACATATTATGTGCATTTCATTTGCAGTTGTATTGATAGTTGGACAGTGTCAggaaaaagtttgctttttaataaaattttagatatttttatttgtacatATATAACGAAAACTTAAATTGAGCTGAATACAACAGTATTGGCCTAAATACCGTCAAAGAATTATGTGATATTAggtaaacttttgaaaaaatgtaaacttaCGTTGATCGTTTATATCAAGGTACCTGCTGAAACAGAAGATTTAGGAAGTCCGCCAAGTCCAATTGGATCACCTTTAACTGCACCAGATTCAGCATCTGAAGACAATTCTGGATTTTTGCCAAGTGAAAGTACCCCATCACTTCTTAAGAAAGAGCCTCGGAAAATCGTGACACTTCCTGATCTTCCTCTTCCTCctccaccaccaccaccaagACCACCCAATTTCTACTGATAACATGATGAGGATTATCATGTTTACAACCATTTGAAGGGGAATCATGAAGCTGAATTGGAAATGAATCGTGAGAGAGGCCTTACTTCGGGAGGTGCTTAGAATATCCCCGACCCACGCCCAAGTTAAACTACTATACTTGCTTAAACTAAGCAGCAAAGAATCATATTAGAAAACAGCTTTCTATTTTATACAAGCTATCAAGTTTGCATATGCTGTCTAATTCATTGGTTCTATAATCAGTATGCAATTATTTTTGCTACACTTGAGAGGCCTGAGTGAAAATCCGTTAGTGTTTCCATGATAGTGTTTACTAACGTCGTAAGTTGACTATCACAACACTAAAATAAATGATACAAAATCGTTGTATGATTGTTTCCAAATAAGGTTCATTGCAAAGAGTCAAACACATAGATGGTGCAattaaatatcaaattttattgAGTATTACTATTTCAGGATCTGTCATGATCAAGCATGTTATGCCTTCACATCCTGATAAATGCTCCTCAAATTCATTCCAAGCActtaaatgataaaaattttagaaacaatACAGCTTCACCAATACCAAATTTAAGGCACACAGTGCTTTTGCTTTAGTTAAAATGCTTAAATCCGTCTATCACCATCCtaattataattcaacaaagttGTTAAGCTTTTTAAGAACAACTGAAACCTGCTTTTTGTGATATGTGGATTATATATACTGATAAGAATGAAAGAGCCCAGCACATTGGCGGGTttttaactcaaaaatatCTACATTGAACTGAGCACAGTAATGATCTTCACTATTCATGCCCCAGTTGCTGCGCCTACTTGCATTTTGTGCATCATTGTGATGGACATTTTTTGTGCTTGTAATGATTTTGcctgaaattttgaaatgctCATGAAAACAGGTTCACAAATTATGACACGTGTATGTTATTCCTCAATGGATGTATAAATAACAGACTCAAAGTGGTATGATTTCGCTATGTTTGGAGAATAACAGCTTAACATACAGTACTCTAAACTCAAAACTACCAAACTGAGACCTGCCTATGAAGGTTTATGACTGTTACTAACACATTTTACTACTTTATTGACATTTTGTGGCAAAAAATTCTACAAAATAGATGTACAATTTAGAATGCAAGTgattaagaaaaaattatgatgtaCTTGGCTTTGCCTCAGTAACTTCAGGATTAGCAGGTTGGGGTTTTGCTTCTTCTGTTTTTGGAACCCCACTTGGTTCAGGAATTGGTCTATGACATACAAAAGACGGTGTAAAATGAGAATGGGAGAGTATTGAAATCTTCATTCATGAGCTGAGAAAACTTTTTGCGTGATGTAATAGCTTGTGATTGTTCCTTACTGCTCCAGCCACTATCTTTAAAGCTTGTGTATTATTCTGATGAACATATTTTTATACATTACtctagttttttatttttaccttaCCACAAATGGGAACATTTTTACCAAAACCACTGATTTTCAGCATTGACTATTACGACAATAGTGTAAACCAGTGAGTTTTAGCCCGGGTCTTCTATTTGCAATACCACACAGCCAACAATTATGAGATAAGATTACCTTATGCTATCAAAACAGATTACCACGTATCAGTAGGAACACTACTGGTTTTGACCACTCAGTCAAGTATAAACTAAATCATCCATCATCAGGTAAAACTTAATACTGATATTATTATTCATCATTACATTTGAAgaacaatgaaaaaaattctcCACCTATCAAAATGTGTGGTTTCATCATCACTTGGGTTTCCAGTGACCAAAACCCAATGATTATTGTCTTTTTCAGCTTTGTGTGAATCAAGAACTGTGTGAGCTGACACCTCATATTCACGACCAAAGGGAGTTCTAGAAATTGATGTGCAATGACATAATAACACGACACAACATGAATTTACTCCAACCCAAAGAAATAACTTACTTAGCTATTTATCAGTAATTCTTAAAACAAGTTTCACTGCAAAATTTGGCAACATGCTAAGCTTAAAGAAACATTCCAAGCAATGCAAGTAAATTAATCAAATTAATGTTAATTAACTTATCTAAAATTATATGACTGCAAAATATATTATGGAGGTgacttatttttattatgtgtagGAAAAccatcaaaaaaatttattttattaaatacatGCAAATCATGCAAAACAATATAGATATTGaagcaaaaattataacaattttaaGTTGAATGCCTCCTGTTGTTGTGTAAAATGAGTGTTTTTTAACTTGTGTAGACCTATCGTGTACTAGAACTATATTTGCATAACATTTGATATAGGACCTTAGTTCACATATTAATGAAATATTAAGGTCAAGAATAAGTCTTTTTAATAACCAGTACACTAAATCATGTATGGTGCAACCTCATTATTTCTTACAATGATATTGTCAGTAATCACGTTACTTGGGACTCAATCATGCTCgagaacaaaatataaatgcaacatgcgattaactaaaacaattttatactGGTCATCAGAAGATGTTGGTCATGCAGCTTAATACCTGACCATATACTTGTCATGAATAATAAGTTTTTCTCCAGTTTTGTTATGACGGAGGATCAGCTTCGTATTAGCCTGATAACAATTAGCACACACAAATAATATAAACCAACACACAAATTCAAAGATGTTAGTAACCTGCTTCACAGCAAGTACCAACACAAATGATATATGTATGGCAGGTATGAGAGGTAAGGTTTGAGAAAGACTTTTTTGGAAACCCATTATGAGAGTTCAttagtaattttcatttatattgCTTTAAATAAACGTTTGGTAATACTAAACTTCTTATCTGCCATATATATACCTAACTACTGTCCTTTATATACCTACTTCAAGCCACAATCAGATGGTACAGATAATTCTTGACCAGTCTTGTTGTGCATTATAACTATCTTGCAATTAGTCTAGTTTAAGAAAGAAATTGTaatttaaactaatttttataCATAAcccaatattttttgcatttgtttgttttatatctATTTATACATCTACAGTATAAGTTCAAAGAGAAGGTGAGCctattttgtgtaaaagtcattTCAAAACATTACGTTGCATccaataaaatcattaaaacatGTATTTTTTGGTTATTGTCTGGCAATAACAAAACTTACAGGTACGGGCAGTCCCTCATATTCCAATCTTTGTTGAGGATGAAAAGCAAGCGCTTGCCAGGTAGTCAAATAATTCAGTTCATCAATCAACTGAATTATTTGCTGACGAGATTTTTTTGCACTGAGATTGAACCGGGCATGGTCACTAAACACCTTCAACTAAACATAAATGGTAAATGGAATACCTTCGTTTTAAATCgcctaaaaattaaaaaaaaattcaagcaAGCCTCTAGATTGTTAAATgtatgtttctttttgtttatttgcgaCAGAAATCTACATATCTATCTTGTGACAAGCCACCATTTAACTTTTAAGCTACGTAAAAATATATCTAACATTCACATCTTTCGCCCCCATTAATATTTAACAAGTAAGCATGTGTTGTACAATGTTGTTTGTGCACTAACGTTGCCGGCATATCCACTTGTAGTTGAAATCGCAAAAGGCTGGCCAAATCTTAGGGGTGAACCATTTTCACTGCCATCAATACTGCAAGTCGGACAATACAGAACTTTAGTTAATTCACTATAAAGAACGgcagaaaaacacaaaaaaaattaattttataaataatagTACCGTATATGCTACTAAAGTAAAAACTTAAATGGTTGTAAACAATTTCTGCGTACCTTGTAATTACAAAACTATTTCTTGCACAAGGATTAAGAATGCGTGATGCCGAAAGAGAACATGGTGCCTCTACTTGTTGAGCCAAATGCATTTTGTATTCATCCATGTTAATGGACAAAGAAGTTGGTGGACGTGGTGGTTCAACCTTGTGTTTGGTAACACAAGAATATATTTCATAAAGCTTACAATCAATGTCAGCTATCTTTCTGGCCAAcaagttaaaacattttaaaaaagttgacACTTGTTCCTTGCAGATTGTACTTTacaagaaattatttttaaaaatctgtttaaatttttaaaaactgtttaaagaaaaaataatacaTACTTTATATTTaagaaaaatacatttaatacatacatcaaaattacaaaagaaCAA
Proteins encoded in this window:
- the LOC143447300 gene encoding cilia- and flagella-associated protein 161-like isoform X1, encoding MSVRTYNPSVRVGNWNEDICLEEDLLKDFLGKKERGELLVQKTHNLLENILKKKELSVSTDGFVHFGDTVMIVNPGQEDIPHSLQQVEPPRPPTSLSINMDEYKMHLAQQVEAPCSLSASRILNPCARNSFVITSIDGSENGSPLRFGQPFAISTTSGYAGNLKVFSDHARFNLSAKKSRQQIIQLIDELNYLTTWQALAFHPQQRLEYEGLPVPANTKLILRHNKTGEKLIIHDKYMVRTPFGREYEVSAHTVLDSHKAEKDNNHWVLVTGNPSDDETTHFDRPIPEPSGVPKTEEAKPQPANPEVTEAKPSTS
- the LOC143447300 gene encoding cilia- and flagella-associated protein 161-like isoform X2, giving the protein MSVRTYNPSVRVGNWNEDICLEEDLLKDFLGKKERGELLVQKTHNLLENILKKKELSVSTDGFVHFGDTVMIVNPGQEDIPHSLQQVEPPRPPTSLSINMDEYKMHLAQQVEAPCSLSASRILNPCARNSFVITSIDGSENGSPLRFGQPFAISTTSGYAGNLKVFSDHARFNLSAKKSRQQIIQLIDELNYLTTWQALAFHPQQRLEYEGLPVPTNCKIVIMHNKTGQELSVPSDCGLKTPFGREYEVSAHTVLDSHKAEKDNNHWVLVTGNPSDDETTHFDRPIPEPSGVPKTEEAKPQPANPEVTEAKPSTS